A single window of Triplophysa rosa linkage group LG20, Trosa_1v2, whole genome shotgun sequence DNA harbors:
- the tmem178a gene encoding transmembrane protein 178A yields the protein MERRALVTAISLSMSLLALMLLVTAIFTDHWYGTDTRRHKENCDRYGSESNDQKNREMPIYHLPLVDSGNSKRNMALMKPIHVGSREEELLENWRAILGMGILETECGRPLFSTYSGLWKKCYFQGMDRDIDKLILKGIAERCTSVKYHFSQPIRLRNIPLNLTRTIQQDEWHLLHLRRITAGFLGMAAAVMLCGSIVAAVGFFWEESLTQHVSGLLFLMAGIFCTISLCTYAASVSYDLSRNPPFIYGLPSDVDHGYGWSIFCAWVSLGLTVASGCICTTYPFLSRTKTLRSKTARESSV from the exons ATGGAGAGAAGGGCTCTCGTAACGGCGATCAGCTTGTCCATGAGCCTGCTCGCGCTCATGCTGCTGGTCACGGCGATTTTCACCGACCACTGGTACGGGACCGACACCAGGAGACACAAGGAGAACTGCGACCGGTACGGGTCGGAGTCCAACGACCAGAAGAACAGAGAGATGCCCATCTATCACCTGCCTTTGGTGGACAGCGGGAATTCAAAGCGCAACATGGCTCTTATGAAGCCCATTCATGTAGGGAGCCGGGAGGAGGAACTGTTGGAGAACTGGAGGGCGATTTTGGGAATGGGCATCCTGGAGACGGAGTGCGGGCGCCCGCTTTTCTCCACCTACTCTGGACTCTGGAAGAAATGCTACTTCCAGGGAATGGACAGGGATATTGACAAACTCATTTTGAAGG GTATTGCAGAGCGATGCACGTCTGTCAAGTATCATTTCTCCCAACCCATCCGACTCAGGAACATCCCTCTCAACCTGACAAGGACCATCCAGCAGGACGAGTGGCACCTCTTAC ATCTGCGGCGCATCACGGCAGGGTTCTTGGGCATGGCTGCTGCCGTGATGCTGTGTGGTAGCATTGTGGCCGCCGTGGGATTTTTCTGGGAAGAGAGTCTCACCCAGCATGTCTCCGGGCTCCTGTTCCTTATGGCAG GAATCTTTTGCACGATCTCACTGTGCACCTACGCCGCCAGTGTCTCATACGACCTATCCAGGAACCCTCCTTTCATCTATGGTTTGCCCAGCGATGTGGATCACGGTTACGGGTGGTCCATTTTCTGTGCATGGGTCAGTCTGGGCCTAACAGTGGCATCTGGTTGTATCTGCACAACCTATCCCTTTCTGAGCCGCACGAAGACCCTCCGGTCCAAAACGGCCAGAGAATCGTCTGTATGA